Proteins co-encoded in one Gracilimonas sp. genomic window:
- the aroE gene encoding shikimate dehydrogenase, giving the protein MDFSKFLQSESSRQPHYLLIGSPISHSVSPLMHNTALDHHGLKAEYHAVAVRNSEISTLIAHFNRLEFLGANITIPYKETLFNAMDTLGMEAAQIGAINTIVKRDGKIIGENTDEYGFRVPIEEYEDQLAGERAIIFGTGGATKAICYALRELGVEEIVMVSRRPGRYDEQSDIIMCNYDNWSAYAEEAAIIINATPLGMTPNTDASPVKDQEAELLSDKICYDVVYNPRETKFLKQAKTVGGIPVEGLDMLIYQGAKAFKLWTGQEFPTGLIKMKLEDVFPN; this is encoded by the coding sequence ATGGATTTCAGCAAGTTTTTACAGTCAGAATCGAGCCGTCAACCTCATTATTTATTAATTGGCAGTCCAATAAGTCACAGCGTTTCTCCATTAATGCATAATACGGCTCTGGATCATCACGGATTGAAGGCCGAATACCACGCCGTAGCCGTCCGTAACAGTGAGATATCAACCCTGATTGCCCACTTTAACCGGTTAGAGTTCCTTGGGGCAAACATTACCATCCCTTATAAGGAGACATTGTTTAATGCCATGGACACGCTGGGTATGGAGGCCGCACAAATCGGGGCCATCAATACCATTGTAAAAAGAGACGGAAAAATTATTGGTGAAAATACCGATGAATATGGGTTCCGCGTTCCTATAGAGGAGTATGAAGACCAGCTTGCCGGTGAGCGAGCCATTATTTTTGGAACCGGCGGCGCAACAAAAGCTATTTGTTATGCACTGCGTGAACTTGGTGTTGAAGAGATAGTGATGGTTTCCCGTCGCCCGGGCCGGTATGATGAGCAATCTGATATCATCATGTGTAATTATGATAACTGGAGTGCTTATGCTGAAGAAGCAGCCATCATAATAAATGCAACACCACTTGGAATGACACCCAATACCGATGCATCTCCGGTAAAAGATCAAGAGGCAGAATTGCTATCTGATAAAATATGCTATGATGTGGTGTATAATCCCCGCGAAACTAAATTTCTGAAACAAGCCAAAACAGTGGGTGGAATTCCAGTTGAAGGTTTAGATATGCTGATTTACCAAGGAGCGAAAGCCTTTAAACTCTGGACAGGACAAGAATTCCCAACCGGACTCATAAAAATGAAGTTAGAAGATGTCTTTCCGAATTAA
- a CDS encoding SRPBCC family protein, with amino-acid sequence MAHERIEIDLPLAKVYELLSNPVEFPKFLERIDLVERVNSQTFEYKTDIGGEEYQWTTNLIDNLRNTRFAWITINGNLNQTGTIRFTPLDNGERTRVEFSLDYRTFFGDPEEELASFIEDSPAQLKKDLEKFKELAEGGTFKETPIEPTEETEEEVTA; translated from the coding sequence ATGGCGCACGAAAGAATCGAAATTGATCTACCTCTTGCCAAAGTGTACGAGCTCCTTTCTAACCCAGTTGAATTTCCTAAGTTTTTGGAACGTATAGATTTAGTAGAGAGAGTTAACTCTCAAACTTTCGAATACAAGACTGACATTGGAGGAGAAGAGTATCAGTGGACAACCAATCTTATCGATAATCTTCGTAATACTCGCTTTGCCTGGATTACTATCAACGGTAATCTGAATCAAACCGGAACTATTCGATTTACTCCGCTTGATAACGGCGAACGCACACGCGTTGAGTTTTCTCTGGACTACCGTACTTTTTTCGGTGATCCTGAAGAAGAATTGGCTTCTTTCATTGAAGATTCACCTGCTCAGCTCAAAAAAGACCTGGAGAAATTCAAGGAATTAGCTGAAGGCGGAACCTTCAAGGAAACTCCAATCGAGCCAACGGAAGAGACCGAAGAAGAAGTTACCGCATAA